The following are encoded in a window of Maylandia zebra isolate NMK-2024a linkage group LG5, Mzebra_GT3a, whole genome shotgun sequence genomic DNA:
- the drd5a gene encoding D(1B) dopamine receptor, which yields MENPAKYLSSVQGIDSARAPLGEIMWNSTETEAKSDGRRDMVARTVTGCLLSLLILWTLLGNILVCSAVLRFRHLRTKVTNIFIVSLALSDLFVAVLVMPWKAVAEVAGYWPFGTFCNVWVAFDIMCSTASILNLCIISVDRYWAISSPFRYERKMTQRVAFVMISITWTLSVLISFIPVQLNWHKASGDDMVGAHNSSISRQVEENCDSSLSREYAISSSLISFYIPVAIMIVTYTRIYRIAQIQIRRIASLERAAEHAQSCRTNRIECQHHNTLKTSIKRETKVFKTLSVIMGVFVCCWLPFFVLNCMVPFCDRPAADRDAGLPCVSETTFDVFVWFGWTNSSLNPIIYAFNAEFRKAFASLLGCRYFCSNTPVETVNISNELVSYNQDTLIHKEIANAYVNMIPNVVECIEHEETFDRISQFSHNHENATDSVCDLEDCEADISLDRVSPFTPNGLH from the coding sequence ATGGAGAATCCAGCAAAGTATCTCTCGTCAGTGCAGGGTATTGACTCTGCGCGGGCACCCCTCGGAGAGATTATGTGGAACAGTACTGAAACTGAGGCAAAAAGCGACGGGAGAAGGGATATGGTGGCACGCACAGTGACGGGCTGTCTGCTTTCTCTGCTTATCCTATGGACCCTGCTGGGGAACATCTTGGTGTGTTCCGCGGTGCTGCGCTTTCGGCACCTACGGACCAAAGTCACCAACATTTTCATCGTGTCCCTAGCGCTGTCGGATTTATTCGTAGCCGTCCTGGTTATGCCCTGGAAAGCTGTGGCAGAAGTAGCTGGCTATTGGCCGTTTGGCACTTTCTGTAATGTGTGGGTTGCTTTTGATATTATGTGCTCCACCGCTTCCATCCTTAACCTCTGCATTATCAGCGTGGATAGATACTGGGCCATCTCCAGTCCCTTCCGCTACGAGAGGAAAATGACCCAGCGAGTTGCCTTTGTTATGATTAGCATCACTTGGACGTTGTCTGTGCTCATTTCATTCATACCGGTCCAGCTAAATTGGCACAAAGCCAGCGGTGACGACATGGTTGGGGCGCACAACTCTTCCATAAGTAGGCAGGTAGAGGAAAACTGCGACTCCAGTCTGAGCAGAGAGTATGCGATATCCTCCTCCTTGATAAGTTTTTATATCCCAGTGGCAATTATGATTGTAACATATACCAGGATATATCGGATTGCACAAATACAAATTAGAAGAATAGCCTCTCTGGAGAGAGCGGCAGAACATGCGCAAAGTTGCAGGACCAACAGAATAGAGTGCCAACACCACAACACACTGAAAACGTCGATTAAACGTGAAACCAAAGTGTTCAAAACTCTGTCGGTGATCATGGGTGTCTTTGTGTGTTGCTGGCTACCTTTCTTCGTTTTAAACTGCATGGTCCCGTTCTGCGACAGGCCGGCGGCAGACCGGGATGCGGGTCTTCCGTGCGTAAGCGAGACGACCTTTGACGTCTTCGTGTGGTTCGGCTGGACCAACTCCTCCCTGAATCCCATCATATACGCCTTCAACGCTGAGTTCAGGAAGGCCTTCGCCAGCCTCTTGGGCTGCCGCTATTTCTGCTCCAACACGCCAGTGGAAACTGTTAACATCAGCAACGAGCTGGTGTCGTATAACCAAGATACCCTCATCCACAAAGAAATCGCGAACGCTTATGTGAATATGATCCCCAATGTCGTTGAATGTATCGAGCATGAGGAGACTTTCGACAGGATTTCACAATTTTCTCACAACCACGAAAACGCCACCGACTCGGTTTGTGACCTGGAGGACTGCGAGGCAGACATCAGCCTTGACAGGGTGTCACCATTCACACCCAATGGATTACACTGA
- the otop1 gene encoding proton channel OTOP1, with the protein MPLTMVEHNGLDIMCPNKYSNSSSSSSSSEQDKKIFSKLKISLSEDYPKKNAEFLSGQYGTNLLLIGAALMLAIANKNPSVKEEDLRSFTTCLMILQLLWMMWYILVRDRQKSVPPEKDVHATSGWIRGGLTLLALLSLIMDAFRIGQYVGFQPCVSAVLVVYPVIHATHTMAQVHFLWFHIKDVIKSFETFERFGVIHAVFTNILLWCSGVMSEAEHFLNNHKRRLSALGLINLTTEYSEPQCNCTTSTCSMFATSLYYLYPFNIEYHIFVSVLLFVMWRNIGRTIDLTSNHKRQVAKNRGLILGPLVGLLALASSIGILVVYVTHVEKSIQMRRSAVSMFYIYAIVMLTVMCCAGASGLLIYRVNHMPLDTSKNPSRQLDTEVLFGSSIGSWFMSWCSIVSVLSTGSNPPYRWTNLVYSLFIVLEKYVQNLFIIESLYRQQEDRERQDPELPAAPEVFSVTSSLAPPYNGIINRTFESPDRSCVSTESEQEESEQVYGCPRKHSDVPAPVGNETVERPNIKRQILKNIAVFLIMCNISLWILSAFGCRPQYDNGLEEETYGFSIWSTVLNFAIPLNLFYRMHAVASLFEVFSRV; encoded by the exons ATGCCTCTCACCATGGTGGAACATAACGGCCTGGATATTATGTGTCCGAACAAGTATAGCAACAGCTCCTCGTCGTCGTCCAGCTCCGAGCAGGACAAGAAGATCTTCAGCAAACTAAAAATCAGTTTGTCCGAAGACTATCCGAAGAAGAACGCGGAGTTCCTGAGCGGGCAATACGGGACCAATCTGCTGTTGATCGGGGCGGCGTTGATGCTTGCCATCGCAAACAAGAACCCCTCCGTTAAAGAAGAGGATCTGCGGTCCTTCACTACCTGCCTCATGATCCTCCAGCTGCTCTGGATGATGTGGTACATCTTGGtacgggacaggcaaaagagCGTGCCGCCAGAAAAAGATGTACACGCCACCTCAGGCTGGATAAGAG GTGGTTTGACCCTTCTTGCACTCCTTTCACTGATTATGGATGCTTTCCGAATTGGGCAATATGTTGGTTTTCAACCTTGTGTGTCGGCGGTGCTCGTGGTATATCCTGTCATCCACGCAACTCACACTATGGCACAG GTGCATTTTCTCTGGTTTCACATCAAGGATGTCATCAAGAGCTTTGAAACATTTGAGAG ATTTGGTGTAATCCATGCAGTCTTTACCAACATCCTCCTGTGGTGCAGTGGTGTGATGTCAGAGGCTGAACACTTCCTGAACAACCATAAGAGGAGACTTTCTGCCCTGGGCCTCATAAACCTCACTACAG AGTACTCAGAACCACAATGTAACTGCACCACCAGCACATGCTCCATGTTCGCCACCAGCCTCTACTATCTCTACCCCTTCAATATTGAATAccacatttttgtttctgtcttgCTTTTCGTGATGTGGAGAAATATTGGACGCACCATTGACCTCACTTCAAACCATAAAAGGCAGGTTGCCAAAAACCGGGGCTTGATCTTAGGTCCTCTTGTGGGTCTACTTGCCCTGGCCAGCAGTATCGGAATACTGGTGGTCTACGTTACTCATGTAGAGAAGTCAATCCAGATGCGAAGGTCAGCCGTTTCCATGTTCTACATTTATGCCATCGTCATGCTGACGGTCATGTGCTGCGCCGGTGCTTCGGGTCTGCTTATATACCGAGTGAACCACATGCCGCTGGACACCTCCAAGAACCCGTCAAGACAGCTGGACACGGAGGTGCTGTTTGGATCCTCCATTGGCTCCTGGTTCATGTCATGGTGCAGCATAGTGTCTGTGCTAAGCACCGGAAGCAACCCTCCTTACCGCTGGACAAATTTGGTCTACTCTCTGTTTATTGTGTTGGAGAAATATGTCCAGAATCTCTTCATCATAGAGTCTTTGTATCGCCAGCAAGAGGATAGAGAGAGGCAGGACCCAGAGTTACCAGCTGCTCCAGAAGTCTTCTCTGTCACTTCCTCTCTCGCTCCGCCGTACAATGGCATCATCAACCGAACTTTTGAATCTCCAGACAGGAGCTGTGTCTCTACTGAGAGcgagcaggaggagagtgagCAGGTTTATGGATGCCCACGGAAACATTCAGATGTGCCAGCGCCTGTGGGAAACGAAACAGTGGAACGCCCAAATATAAAGAGGCAGATCCTGAAGAATATTGCTGTTTTCCTTATTATGTGTAACATTTCG cTGTGGATTCTTTCTGCCTTTGGCTGCAGGCCACAGTATGACAACGGACTGGAAGAGGAGACATATGGCTTCAGCATATGGAGCACAGTTCTCAATTTTGCCATCCCTTTGAACCTTTTCTACCGCATGCATGCAGTTGCCTCCCTCTTCGAGGTGTTCTCCAGAGTCTGA